The Miscanthus floridulus cultivar M001 chromosome 6, ASM1932011v1, whole genome shotgun sequence genomic interval tcggcgccgtagatgctggcgccgagctcggcgccgttgacgctggcgccgagcatgccaaaatggatatataaaattttagccatttttgcatatgtctgtcccacaaatttcagcatgtccatctcatggtaaatttaaAGACTTAGCCAAATTCTAAGTTGtccatctcacggtaaatttACCATCTCATGGACAACTTAGAATTTAacaatgtccaagtcatggtaaatttagggacttagccaaaattttatatatccgtCTCACGGTAAAACTAAGATGTTAGGTTAAATTTAGTGGTCGACGCCATGacctatggcgccgagacgttaCCTTGGCTTGCCGCAACAGACTAGGCAGCGGGTATGCACTACCTCCGGTAGCATCGTCTCTACCGCTCTGAATGGTTTCCCGGCACCCGCAACAGGCTAGGttaaaatgttttcaaaagggaccaaaatataAAAATTTCACTTCTGCTCGCGCATCAATCGATCCATCGACAGACTGGTCTGGTATTCAGCCCTACCCGTCTGGGACGGCACACGGACGGCAAGGCTTGGCCCTGCCCGCCCGGCTGCATGTCCCTGATCCAGCGGATTCTTCTTTCTTTCCTCCCCCTCTGGCGTAATTTGGCCCTCTGACCTCTGCTGTAAAATCACGCACGTCGTACTTTGCTATTCACGCACGTCGTACTgcatgctcggcgccagcgtcaactaaagatggcaacgggtacagAATGCCTGCATGCCCGCGGGCAAGGATACGGGCACCACTTCTTGCCCGCGGGCACGGGTGCGGGCACCATCCTGAACCCAGAGGATAGTTCTTCGCGGGCAAAGAAATTTGCTATCCTCGCCCGCTTATCCGCTAGACCCGCTCCACaggtctgacatgtgggacctacaagcaaatatatgtatatatatatacacgattTGTTGTGAATATGTATCTTCGTATCTCTTGTAATACACTATGATTTATGTATATGCTCAAACTGGCGGGCACACGGGCATGCCCGCGGGCATTTCATGCCCGCGGATGGAGGGCGCGGGCGTGGTTTGTTGCCCGTGGCGGGTCGCGGGCGAGGGATTTAGCTGGCGGGCACGGGCGTAAGAAGATAGTATCCGCGGGCACcacgcccgttgccatctttagcgtcaacggcgccgagctcggcgccagcatctacggcgccgagctcggcgccagagtgactggcgccgagcttccttcCATGTAAGTTTGCCCCAGCCTAGGGgttcggcgccagggacgctggcgccgagctcggcgccagcatcggtggcgccgagctagggtccattttctgaattctttccgccagggtctatttgtgagaaactttcgaaaaaatggctaaaaagtaaaaaattcgggcaCACTGTCTATAGATGCTATGTGATTTAATCATGCATCTGGTCAAATTCAATTCAAGAACTAATCAAATAGTGAAACATGATTCTTGAATAAAGCATAACGATAATATGCGTAAAGGAATATAACTTTTTCTTTTCATGAAATAAGTAACCACTCCAATTGTAGGAGACTACAACAATTAATATTTAAGTGGAATATGAAAACCACAGAGCACAGAATCAGATTCAAAATCACTTATGCTAGCCAACTTGAAAATAGCTTAATGCGACAGGGTGAAACAACGACAGTTGTCAGCAGGCCCTGGACTACTGTCAATGAGCATGTGTTTGCTGCATCCAACTCAAGTAGTATATAAGATGATGGGGGGTGAGAATCGTACCAACCATAATGAGCATGTGATTGGGGATCAGAGTGCAACAAAGGGATTACCTTGTGCTGGGTCATGGCGATGCAGTCCAGACTCCAGACACTGATGACGAGCGTTGTGGTCACCTTCGGGTCGGAGCAGATCGGGGCATTCCTCCGGCGCCGGCGGCCTCCGTCACCGGGCGCAGATGGTGCCGTAGAGGTAGGCGACGGCAGTACCAGGTGCGGGGATGGTGATCTGGCCGCTCGCGCTCTGAATCAGATTTGCGGGGACGGAGGTCCCGTCTCCTCATCTGACAGGGATATGGCATAGGTGTACTACAGCTACATGCCTACATTGAACCAGTCCACACCTAGCCGGCTCACATCCTTCTCCCACATTGCGCCCCTTGCCCCCTTCCAGTTCCCACCTCTCCCACCACGGACACTACCGCCGCCTCTTCCCACCTCTCCCAGTCCTCCTACACTACCGCCGCCTCCTCATTGGCGCTACAGCCACTTCAGCTCGATTTGAAAATGGAGATCCTCGAATCGGCGCTGTTGGGGGAGTTCATCCGCTACATCAAGTCTAACTGGTCGGCGCACTCGCGGGTGGACCAGCGCCAGCGCCGCCTGCGCCAGCTCGTGTCCAAGGTCCGCGCGGTGGTGGACGCCGCCGAGGGCGGCGCGGGGGCGGCCGTGCGGGACGAGTCGTTCTCGGCCTGGCTGCAGGTGCTCCGATCCGAGGCGCTGCGGGGGCAGGAGGTGCTCGACGACGCGGCCCGCGCCACGGCCGTCGCCAGCTCCGCCCGCCGCTTCCTCGCGGGCTTCAAGGCGCTCTTCGTCTGCAGCGCCGAGGTGGACCGCCTCGCGGAGGCCGTCGAGCAGCTCGAGCTCCTGGCGGGCCCAGGCGGCGACCTCGACATGTTCGTCAGGGTCCTCAGACTGGACTCCGCCCGGGCCGCCGCCACGGAGGAGGACATGGACGTCGACGGGCGTTCGGCACCCGGTGCTCGCCACCGGCAGGAGGGGAGCGGCTGCAGCTGTGGATGCGCGGGCACCGTCGCGGCCCTCCTCCCCTCGCCTGGCGCCAAAAGGAAGCGCGcctgcggcggcagcggcggctcaGGCGTCGACGCCGGCTCGACATCGCGCGGCGAGGTCGACGCGGTGCAGCCGCAGAAGCGGCGGCACCTGGCGTGGATGCGCTCGCGCCAGGGGCTCCCGTCCGGCTTCGGCAGGGTCTCCTCCGCACCTCGTgaaccgccgccgccggcgttgCCGCGCTCGCGTCGCGCCCGGTCGGTGGCATTGGCGATGTCTAGGATTCGACGCCGCATCGGAAAGCCGACGGCGACGAGCCATCGGCGGCAGCCCAGCCTCGGACGGCAGTTCTCGCAGATTACATTGTAGACGAGAAACCGACGGGGGTGAAGGGAGGTAGGCTATCGCCCATG includes:
- the LOC136457696 gene encoding uncharacterized protein — protein: MEILESALLGEFIRYIKSNWSAHSRVDQRQRRLRQLVSKVRAVVDAAEGGAGAAVRDESFSAWLQVLRSEALRGQEVLDDAARATAVASSARRFLAGFKALFVCSAEVDRLAEAVEQLELLAGPGGDLDMFVRVLRLDSARAAATEEDMDVDGRSAPGARHRQEGSGCSCGCAGTVAALLPSPGAKRKRACGGSGGSGVDAGSTSRGEVDAVQPQKRRHLAWMRSRQGLPSGFGRVSSAPREPPPPALPRSRRARSVALAMSRIRRRIGKPTATSHRRQPSLGRQFSQITL